CCGACACCGATGCCCGCACCATCCCGAATGAGATCGGGCTGTTCGGGACCCACCTCGACAAGGGCTGCTATCGCGGTCAGGAGACCGTGGCCCGCGTTCACAACCTGGGCCGCCCGCCCCGTCGGCTGACGCTGCTGCACCTCGACGGCTCCGCTGAGGCGTTGCCCGCTCCCGGGGCCGCCTTGGAGCTGAACGGTAGGCAGGTGGGTTTCGCCGGATCGTCGGCCCGCCACCACGAGCTGGGGCCAATTGCCCTCGGCCTCGTCAAACGGGCCATCCCCGTCGATGCGACCCTCACCGCCGACGGGATCGCGGCTGCGCAGGAGACCCTGGTGGACCCGGAGGTCGGCCTGCACTTCCGGGCCAGGCTGCGCTGATTCTCACGATTGTCATAGACAACCAGGCGGCGTTCCTTGGATGGGGACGCCGCCTGGTGGGTTGTTGAACCGGGTCTGGTCAGAGGGCCGCGATGGCGGCCTCGTAGTCGGGTTCCTGCTTGATCTCGGGAACCAGCTGGCTGTGGATCACGTTGCCCTGCTCGTCGAGGACGACGACGGCGCGGGCCAGGAGACCCTCAAGCGGGCCGGTGACCATCGTGACCCCGTAGTCCTCGCCGAAGGTGGTGCGGAAGTCGGAAGCGGTGGTCACGTTGTCGATTCCCTCGGCCCCGCAGAAGCGTGCCTGCGCGAACGGCAGGTCGCGGGAGACGCACAGCACCTTGGTGTTGGCCAGTCCGGCGGCGCGCTCGTTGAAGGTGCGCACGCTCATGGCGCACACGCCTGTGTCGACGGAGGGGAAGATGTTGAGGATCAGCCTGGAGCCGGCGAAGTCGGCGAGCGAGACGGGAGACAGGTCATTGCCCACCAGCTTGAAGCCCGGTGCCTTGGAGCCGGCCGCGGGCAGTGAGCCGTGGGTGCGGACGGGGGTTCCGTCCAGGGTGATATCAGTCATGGGTAAATCATCGCCCATTGTGGGTGGCGATGAAAGAAACCGGACGGCGTGGCCGGCATCTACCAGCGCATGTGACGACGTGACAAGCTTGGGGTATGAACCAGAACCTGCGTGAATTCATCGACATGGTGCGCGACCAGGGGTACACCGTCGGCGATGTTCACGGCGAGGACCAATATCTCATCGACCCGATGGGTGATGCCGTTGAGACATGGCGCGACAAATACCCTTATGACGCTCTTCTCAGCCGCAATGAATATGAGTCGGAGAAGCGGCAGCTGCAGATCGAGTTATTGAAGTTCCAGTATTCGGCGCAGGACAACGGCACCAAGCACATCATCGTGTTCGAGGGCCGTGACGCAGCGGGCAAGGGAGGTGCCATCAAACGCTTCACCGAGCATCTCAACCCGCGCGGGGCGCGGGTCGTGGCGCTGACCAAACCGACGGAGAAGGAACGCGGGCAGTGGTATTTCCAGCGCTATATCGAGCATCTCCCGACGGCGGGGGAGATCGTGCTGTTCGACCGCTCCTGGTACAACCGCGCTGGAGTGGAGCGGGTGATGGGGTTCTGCACCGATGAGGAGTACCGCACCTTCATGAGGCAGGCGCCGGTGTTCGAGCAGATGCTCATCGAGTCCGGGATCACGGTGACGAAACTGTGGTTCTCCGTCACCCAGCGGGAACAGCGCACCCGGTTCGCGATCCGGCAGCTCGACCCTGTGCGACGCTGGAAGCTCTCGCCCATGGACCTGGAGTCCCTCGACCGCTGGGAGGACTACACCCAGGCCAAGAGCGCCATGCTGAAGCAGACCGACACCGAGATCGCGCCGTGGTACCGCATCAAGTCCAACGACAAGAAACGCGCACGCCTGAACGCGATGCGCCTGTTCCTGGACCTCCACGAGTACGACGGCAAGGACCCCTCGGTCATCAAACCCACCGACCCGCTCATCGTGCAGCGGGGCCGCAAGAGGTGGGCGAAGAAGAACGCCGACGGCGAGATCGTCCAGTCCGACGAGAACGAGGACTGACGGGCCGGCCATCCCACGACGTTGAAAAATTCCGCATCGGATGTAGGAATTTTCCTACATTCGATGTAGAAAAATTCCGATCAGGGGGGTGTTGAGCCATGGCTGCCTAGCATCCAGGGCAATCGAGCAGGCGTTCGGGTCCCGGGCGCCGCGTCCGAGGCTGGAAAACACCGGCGGACTAACGCCACGTGACGCTAGGGCAGCGCGACCACCGAGTCGACCAGCGTGGACAGGGGGCGCAGGCCGTGGTCGTTGATGCGCTGGGAGTTGGCCGACGGGGTGATGCCCTCCAGCTTCGCGGCTGCGGCGTTGTCCAGGCCGGCCCTCAGATGCACCCAGCTCCGGCGGCTCCCCGGGCTGAGCCCTGCCAGCTGGGCATCAATGACCCGGAGTGTGGGATCGGCCAGGGGATTCGCCCCGGCCCGGGCATCGACCAGCGCGGTGCGGGAGGTGCGATTCCCCGGCTGCCGGGACAGCGACTCCGCGCGTTCGATGGCCTCCCGGGCCCCCCACCATGCCGAGCCGTCCTGGATGCCGCGCTTCGGGTCGATGACCTGGACCTCCCCGCCGCCCAGGCCGCAGCGCACCTCCGCGACCCCCAGCAGCTCGTCGCGTAGCCTCAGCATCGCTGCGATCGCCTGCCCAAGGGTGGCGTAGATCCCCTGGATCTCATCGCCCACCGTCACCCGCAGCGGGTCCAGGGGCGGATGGTTCTCGTTGCAGACCTCGATGGCCTTCAGCAGGGCCTCGTGAACGCGTGCGCGCTCAGAGACACGGGACCGCACCACGTCACCCAGTAACGCCACGCATTCAGCAATGTTCTTCATACAGATTACCTTAAGTTATTCTCTTAATCTGTGGCCGCTGGGGTGCGTGGCAGTCGCCGCGATGTGGCCAATTGCAGGAT
The sequence above is drawn from the Arachnia rubra genome and encodes:
- the tpx gene encoding thiol peroxidase, whose amino-acid sequence is MTDITLDGTPVRTHGSLPAAGSKAPGFKLVGNDLSPVSLADFAGSRLILNIFPSVDTGVCAMSVRTFNERAAGLANTKVLCVSRDLPFAQARFCGAEGIDNVTTASDFRTTFGEDYGVTMVTGPLEGLLARAVVVLDEQGNVIHSQLVPEIKQEPDYEAAIAAL
- the ppk2 gene encoding polyphosphate kinase 2 — protein: MNQNLREFIDMVRDQGYTVGDVHGEDQYLIDPMGDAVETWRDKYPYDALLSRNEYESEKRQLQIELLKFQYSAQDNGTKHIIVFEGRDAAGKGGAIKRFTEHLNPRGARVVALTKPTEKERGQWYFQRYIEHLPTAGEIVLFDRSWYNRAGVERVMGFCTDEEYRTFMRQAPVFEQMLIESGITVTKLWFSVTQREQRTRFAIRQLDPVRRWKLSPMDLESLDRWEDYTQAKSAMLKQTDTEIAPWYRIKSNDKKRARLNAMRLFLDLHEYDGKDPSVIKPTDPLIVQRGRKRWAKKNADGEIVQSDENED
- a CDS encoding SatD family protein, which produces MKNIAECVALLGDVVRSRVSERARVHEALLKAIEVCNENHPPLDPLRVTVGDEIQGIYATLGQAIAAMLRLRDELLGVAEVRCGLGGGEVQVIDPKRGIQDGSAWWGAREAIERAESLSRQPGNRTSRTALVDARAGANPLADPTLRVIDAQLAGLSPGSRRSWVHLRAGLDNAAAAKLEGITPSANSQRINDHGLRPLSTLVDSVVALP